From one Treponema denticola genomic stretch:
- a CDS encoding thymidine phosphorylase, whose translation MRATDIIMKKRGIKGQSIEPLNREEIEFIVNSYVRGEIPEYQISAWLMAVYFNGMTFEETAILTDVMLHSGKVMDLSSLEGPFVDKHSTGGVGDKLSLPLAPIVAANGVKVPMMSGRALGHTGGTLDKLEAVTGYRTDLTEAEFRNFISKTGFAMTGQTKEIVPADRLLYAMRDVTATVESVPLITSSILSKKVAEGSEALVFDVKCGKGAFMKTLSDAEDLAVSLVGTAKAMGKKARALITDMNEPLGTMAGNFLEIEETIDILKGQGPADSTELTLQLAAHMLVLGGKARTEEEGLSLAKEAVSSGKALDLFIKNIELQGGNPKTLMAEYKTRRSKFFEELRAEKDGFIESINAFEVGMAGVNLGVGRNKTTDPVCPDAGVEILKHKGDSVKKGDLIMRVYGKDSASVSASMPLLKNAIKYSDKAPQKDKLIFKIIKQEEL comes from the coding sequence ATGAGAGCAACGGATATTATTATGAAAAAACGCGGAATAAAGGGGCAGTCTATAGAACCCTTAAACCGCGAAGAGATAGAATTTATTGTAAATTCTTATGTAAGGGGCGAAATTCCCGAATATCAGATTTCGGCATGGCTTATGGCCGTGTATTTTAACGGAATGACCTTTGAGGAAACGGCTATTCTTACGGATGTTATGCTTCATTCCGGAAAGGTGATGGATCTTTCAAGCCTTGAAGGCCCATTTGTCGATAAACATTCTACCGGAGGGGTAGGGGATAAGCTCTCGCTTCCTCTTGCTCCCATTGTTGCGGCAAACGGTGTTAAGGTTCCTATGATGAGCGGCCGGGCCCTTGGACATACGGGAGGAACTCTCGATAAGCTTGAAGCAGTTACGGGCTACCGCACCGACTTGACCGAAGCCGAATTTAGAAACTTTATATCAAAAACAGGCTTTGCTATGACGGGCCAGACAAAGGAAATCGTTCCTGCAGACCGCCTTTTATATGCGATGCGGGATGTTACGGCCACAGTCGAATCCGTTCCTCTTATAACTTCAAGTATCCTTTCAAAAAAAGTTGCAGAAGGTTCCGAAGCCCTCGTTTTCGATGTAAAATGCGGAAAGGGTGCCTTTATGAAAACCTTGAGCGATGCGGAAGACTTGGCGGTAAGCCTTGTAGGTACGGCTAAGGCAATGGGAAAAAAGGCGCGGGCTCTTATAACCGATATGAATGAACCCCTCGGTACAATGGCCGGAAACTTTTTGGAAATAGAAGAAACGATAGATATTTTAAAAGGACAAGGCCCCGCGGACAGTACTGAGCTTACCTTGCAGCTGGCCGCCCACATGCTCGTTCTTGGAGGCAAGGCTAGGACGGAAGAAGAGGGGCTTTCTCTTGCAAAAGAAGCTGTAAGCTCAGGCAAGGCCTTGGATCTTTTTATAAAAAATATAGAACTTCAGGGAGGCAATCCCAAGACCCTTATGGCGGAATATAAAACCCGCCGCAGCAAATTCTTTGAAGAATTGAGGGCTGAAAAGGACGGCTTTATCGAAAGCATTAATGCTTTTGAGGTCGGTATGGCCGGTGTAAACCTTGGAGTCGGAAGAAATAAAACCACAGATCCCGTATGCCCCGATGCCGGAGTTGAAATTTTAAAACACAAGGGCGATTCCGTAAAAAAAGGAGACCTTATAATGAGGGTCTATGGAAAGGATTCGGCTTCGGTTTCCGCTTCGATGCCTTTATTGAAAAACGCTATAAAATATTCCGATAAGGCTCCGCAAAAAGATAAGCTTATTTTTAAAATTATCAAACAAGAAGAACTTTAA
- a CDS encoding glycine C-acetyltransferase, whose protein sequence is MSNIHDMEFLQKKVQELKEQGLYKELVTLEGPSDAECIINGKKVINLSSNNYLGFANHPRLKKAAIEAIEKYGAGAGAVRPIIGNMKIHDDLEKLLAEFKREEAVLAFQSGFNCNAGVIQALTDKGDLIISDQLNHASIIDGTRLSKADKAVFQHSDMADLERVLKEKRNNYNNVLIITDGVFSMDGDIAKLPEIVALAEKYNCLTYVDDAHSSGVLGESGRGTVDHFKLHGRVDVAMGTLSKAIGVVGGYVAGKKVTIDWLKNRGRPFLFSTGLPPAAVGAAIEAVKMLMESTEYTDKLWANAKHFKEGLGKLGYNIGHSETPITPIIIGDEAKTLEFSKKLFENGLFSGPIVFPTVPKGTGRVRCMVTAGHTTEQLDRAVKICEKVGKEMGII, encoded by the coding sequence ATGTCGAATATCCATGATATGGAGTTTTTACAAAAAAAAGTTCAAGAATTAAAAGAGCAGGGCTTGTACAAAGAGCTTGTTACGCTTGAAGGGCCGAGCGATGCTGAATGTATTATTAACGGAAAAAAGGTTATTAACCTTTCATCCAACAACTATTTAGGCTTTGCAAATCATCCAAGGCTTAAAAAGGCCGCTATTGAGGCTATCGAAAAATACGGAGCCGGAGCCGGAGCCGTACGTCCCATCATCGGTAACATGAAGATTCATGATGACTTGGAAAAACTCTTAGCCGAATTTAAAAGAGAGGAGGCCGTTTTAGCTTTCCAGTCAGGTTTTAACTGTAATGCAGGCGTTATTCAGGCTCTTACGGATAAGGGAGACCTAATCATTTCCGATCAGCTGAACCACGCTTCAATCATCGACGGTACCCGTCTTTCAAAGGCCGATAAGGCAGTCTTCCAGCACTCCGATATGGCCGACCTTGAAAGAGTTTTAAAAGAAAAAAGAAATAACTACAACAATGTTTTGATTATAACCGACGGCGTTTTTTCAATGGACGGAGATATTGCTAAGCTCCCCGAAATCGTTGCTCTTGCAGAAAAATACAATTGTCTTACTTATGTCGACGATGCTCACTCAAGCGGTGTTTTAGGAGAAAGCGGACGCGGAACCGTAGACCACTTTAAGCTTCACGGCCGAGTTGATGTTGCAATGGGAACCCTTTCAAAGGCTATCGGTGTTGTAGGCGGTTATGTTGCAGGAAAAAAAGTAACTATCGACTGGCTTAAAAACAGGGGCCGCCCCTTCTTATTCTCAACCGGCCTTCCTCCTGCAGCCGTAGGAGCCGCTATTGAAGCCGTTAAGATGCTCATGGAATCAACGGAATATACGGACAAACTTTGGGCAAATGCCAAACATTTTAAAGAGGGACTAGGAAAGCTAGGCTACAATATCGGTCACAGCGAAACGCCGATTACCCCGATTATTATCGGAGATGAAGCCAAGACCTTGGAATTCTCGAAAAAGCTTTTTGAAAACGGCTTATTCTCAGGCCCCATCGTATTCCCCACAGTTCCCAAGGGAACAGGCCGAGTCCGATGTATGGTTACTGCCGGCCACACTACGGAACAGCTTGACAGAGCTGTAAAAATCTGTGAAAAAGTCGGCAAAGAAATGGGAATCATTTAA
- a CDS encoding threonine synthase, with amino-acid sequence MKFYDITNKNVQVSFKEAVLKGFNSETGGIFMPAELGKISPAMIYKNPPSSFRDICFEIIKSFCGDEIPENELMSIIAQFYPHRLPINPIAPTTYILELFHGPTCNYKDIGAGFLAYLLEYFNKDEDREINLIVPASGERACAIASAVSQVKGVKALLLYPKDSLTEIQENILSSIPKNIYTICVDGSFKDCENIVDKALKDEDLLKKLKLVSGGALNIAPLLPQIAFFVYAALTVLYRSDYDNKIENPSLIASIPSGSFSALTAALIAKKMGTPINGLISAENENHALSDWLTVEDFEKRPAVKTNTPALDIPNAINFKRMLQIYDFEELKKQIIPYWLDDVGTISSVRTCNERTGYIIDPYGAMAWTAWQDVYNGALNSLKRKTSEHDEAPGIPLKYANIETWASSIHKNSMVGIVLQTSHPAKFPEIMKPAIGRPPSLPDRLESLQYRPLKAVNIPPDYSMFKEWALSH; translated from the coding sequence ATGAAATTTTATGATATAACAAATAAAAATGTTCAAGTTTCTTTTAAAGAAGCAGTGCTAAAAGGTTTTAATTCTGAAACGGGCGGAATTTTTATGCCGGCGGAACTCGGAAAAATAAGCCCGGCAATGATTTATAAAAATCCTCCGTCGTCTTTTAGAGATATATGTTTTGAAATTATAAAAAGTTTTTGCGGCGATGAAATTCCCGAAAACGAGCTAATGTCGATAATAGCTCAATTTTATCCTCACAGACTCCCGATAAACCCGATAGCACCTACAACCTATATTTTAGAGCTTTTTCATGGGCCAACCTGCAACTATAAAGACATAGGAGCAGGCTTTTTAGCCTATCTTTTAGAGTACTTTAATAAAGATGAAGACAGAGAAATTAACCTCATTGTACCGGCCTCCGGCGAAAGAGCTTGTGCAATTGCATCAGCTGTTTCCCAAGTAAAAGGTGTTAAAGCCCTTCTTTTATACCCTAAGGATTCATTAACGGAAATACAGGAAAACATCCTTTCTTCAATACCTAAAAACATTTACACAATTTGTGTGGACGGATCCTTTAAAGATTGTGAAAATATTGTGGATAAAGCACTTAAAGACGAAGATTTACTAAAAAAGCTAAAACTTGTCTCAGGAGGAGCCCTAAACATAGCCCCTCTTTTACCTCAAATTGCTTTTTTTGTCTATGCGGCCTTAACCGTATTATACCGCAGTGATTACGACAACAAAATTGAAAATCCTTCACTCATAGCTTCAATACCGTCAGGAAGTTTTTCAGCCCTTACCGCAGCTCTGATTGCAAAAAAAATGGGAACACCGATCAATGGGCTTATTTCGGCCGAAAATGAAAATCATGCTCTTTCGGATTGGCTCACAGTTGAAGATTTCGAAAAAAGACCGGCTGTAAAAACCAATACGCCGGCTCTGGATATTCCTAATGCAATCAACTTTAAGCGGATGCTTCAAATTTACGATTTTGAAGAACTCAAAAAACAAATCATTCCTTATTGGCTTGACGATGTTGGAACAATATCTTCCGTAAGAACATGTAATGAAAGAACAGGCTATATAATAGATCCTTACGGTGCTATGGCTTGGACAGCCTGGCAGGATGTCTATAATGGGGCACTTAATTCATTAAAGAGAAAAACATCGGAACATGATGAAGCCCCGGGAATTCCTTTAAAATATGCAAATATTGAAACATGGGCATCTTCAATTCACAAAAACAGTATGGTGGGAATAGTTTTACAAACCTCTCATCCTGCAAAGTTTCCGGAAATTATGAAACCGGCCATTGGAAGGCCGCCGTCTTTACCGGATAGGCTTGAAAGTTTACAATACAGGCCTTTAAAAGCGGTTAATATCCCGCCCGATTACTCAATGTTTAAAGAATGGGCTCTGTCCCACTAG
- the nifJ gene encoding pyruvate:ferredoxin (flavodoxin) oxidoreductase, whose translation MQKKTQTMTGNNAASYVAYAFTDVAAIYPITPSSDMAELVDSWAANGRKNIFGQTVLVSELESEAGAAGSMHGALSAGALASSFTASQGLLLMIPNMYKMSGELLPGVLHVSARALSAHALSIFGDHQDVMACRQTGFGMLASGSVQEIIDLGGIAHLAAIKGRVPFLHFFDGFRTSHELQNVELIEYEDFAKMLDWKALNDWRTTAMNPEHPFTKGTAQNPDVYFQAAEASNKFYTDVVEIVADYMKQISALTGRTYRPFDYHGAPDAERVIIAMGSITETAEETVDYLVSKGEKVGLIKVRLYRPFSPKYLFDVMPKTVKKIAVLDRTKEKGALYEPLHLDILGAYIDVPNKPLIVGGRYGLASKDTTPSMVKSVFNNLKADAPKNNFTVGIEDDITNLSLPVLEEIKTEPAGTIRCKFWGFGSDGTVGANKSAIKIIGDSTGMYAQAYFAYDSKKSGGVTISHLRFGKQPIKSTYLISDADFISCSKQSYVHQYDLLKGLKKGGTFLLNCLWSDEELEANLPGEMKRFIAKNEIKFYTINATGIAQEIGLGGRINMIMQSAFFKLAEIIPIEEAVESLKKSIVRDYGKKGEDIVNMNYAAVEKGVSSLHNVAVPAAWANAEDSQVCNSHLPPYVRNVLIPINRQEGDALKVSTFKGVEDGRMPNCTSRYEKRGVAVEVPHWIKENCIQCNQCSFVCPHATIRPFLLNEKERAAKPEGFETIKANGKGLEGLEYRMQVSVMDCTGCSNCANICPAKNKALVMKPLAEEEAQSKNWDYAVDNISTKHGLMDQFSVKGSQFKQPLLEFHGACAGCGETAYATLVTRLFGDRMMIANASGCSSIWGGSYPTAGFTYNEKGKGPTWASSLFEDNANYGYGMALGTRKLREQAEDYMKKFIELNVGTDFTPLFKEWIENKKDVEANTLTCDKIKAIFDAHQAPRNTAVKNTDAADYLPVPESHTFKYDTGNIEADRLLEYIYKLKDFIVKKSVWSFGGDGWAYDIGYGGLDHTMASGEDFNILVFDTEVYSNTGGQSSKSTPTAAVAKFAAGGKRIRKKDLGAMLMTYGYVYVAQVAIGSNMSQFVKAVKEAESYDGPSIVICYAPCINHGLRSGMSRSVEQEKKAVEAGYWHLYRFDPRLKAEGKNPFQLDSKEPTASFQDFINSEVRYTSLKKTFPDVAEVLFKHAEEDAKERYSRYKMLSN comes from the coding sequence ATGCAAAAGAAAACTCAAACAATGACCGGTAATAATGCGGCTTCTTATGTGGCCTATGCCTTTACCGATGTAGCCGCCATTTATCCGATTACACCCTCTTCAGATATGGCCGAGCTTGTTGACTCATGGGCAGCCAACGGAAGAAAAAACATTTTCGGTCAGACCGTTCTTGTTTCGGAACTGGAGTCCGAGGCGGGCGCTGCAGGTTCAATGCACGGAGCCCTTTCTGCCGGAGCCTTAGCTTCAAGCTTTACGGCCAGTCAGGGACTTTTACTTATGATACCCAACATGTATAAGATGTCCGGTGAGCTTTTACCGGGTGTTTTACATGTGTCGGCGAGAGCTCTTTCGGCTCACGCCCTTTCTATTTTCGGCGATCATCAGGACGTTATGGCTTGCCGCCAAACGGGTTTCGGTATGCTCGCCTCAGGTTCGGTACAGGAAATTATCGACCTCGGCGGTATTGCCCACCTTGCAGCGATAAAGGGCCGAGTCCCCTTCCTCCACTTCTTTGACGGCTTTAGAACCAGCCATGAACTTCAAAATGTCGAGCTTATCGAGTATGAAGATTTTGCAAAGATGCTTGATTGGAAGGCCTTAAACGATTGGCGTACCACGGCAATGAATCCGGAGCATCCATTTACCAAGGGAACAGCCCAAAACCCCGATGTTTATTTTCAGGCGGCAGAAGCTTCCAATAAATTCTATACCGATGTTGTAGAAATAGTTGCCGATTATATGAAGCAGATCTCGGCCTTGACGGGAAGAACTTATCGCCCTTTCGACTATCATGGAGCTCCCGATGCCGAACGCGTAATCATAGCTATGGGTTCTATAACCGAGACGGCCGAAGAAACCGTTGACTATCTTGTTTCCAAGGGAGAAAAGGTTGGCCTTATAAAGGTAAGACTTTACCGTCCTTTCTCGCCCAAATACCTTTTTGATGTAATGCCCAAGACGGTTAAAAAGATTGCCGTTCTTGATAGGACAAAAGAGAAGGGTGCTCTTTACGAACCTCTCCATTTAGACATACTGGGTGCATACATTGATGTGCCCAATAAACCTCTGATAGTGGGCGGAAGATACGGGCTTGCTTCTAAGGATACGACTCCCTCAATGGTAAAATCAGTATTCAACAATCTTAAAGCCGATGCTCCCAAAAACAATTTTACCGTAGGAATCGAAGACGATATAACAAATTTGAGCCTCCCCGTTTTGGAGGAAATTAAGACCGAACCCGCAGGAACAATCAGATGTAAATTCTGGGGATTCGGCTCTGACGGAACCGTCGGAGCAAATAAGAGTGCTATCAAGATTATCGGTGACAGCACGGGTATGTATGCCCAAGCCTATTTTGCTTATGACAGTAAAAAATCGGGAGGTGTAACCATTTCTCACCTCCGCTTCGGAAAACAGCCGATAAAATCCACATACCTTATAAGCGATGCCGACTTTATTTCCTGTTCAAAGCAGTCCTATGTTCATCAATATGATTTATTGAAGGGCTTAAAAAAAGGCGGAACATTCCTGCTTAACTGCCTCTGGTCTGATGAAGAATTGGAAGCCAACCTTCCGGGAGAAATGAAGCGTTTTATTGCAAAAAATGAGATAAAATTTTATACAATCAATGCTACAGGTATTGCTCAGGAAATCGGTCTCGGCGGAAGAATCAATATGATTATGCAGTCTGCCTTCTTTAAGCTTGCAGAAATTATTCCCATTGAAGAAGCCGTTGAAAGTCTAAAAAAATCCATAGTCAGGGATTACGGTAAAAAAGGTGAAGACATAGTAAATATGAACTATGCAGCAGTCGAAAAGGGCGTAAGTTCTCTTCACAATGTTGCCGTTCCTGCCGCTTGGGCAAATGCGGAGGATTCACAGGTTTGCAATTCTCATCTTCCGCCATACGTACGCAATGTACTTATCCCTATTAACAGACAGGAAGGCGATGCTCTAAAGGTGAGCACCTTTAAAGGTGTTGAAGACGGCCGAATGCCTAACTGTACCAGCCGATACGAAAAGCGTGGTGTTGCAGTTGAAGTTCCGCATTGGATAAAGGAAAATTGTATTCAGTGTAACCAGTGTTCTTTTGTATGTCCTCATGCTACAATCCGCCCCTTCCTTCTTAATGAAAAAGAAAGGGCTGCTAAACCTGAAGGTTTTGAAACTATAAAGGCCAACGGAAAGGGACTTGAGGGGCTTGAGTACAGGATGCAGGTTTCGGTTATGGATTGTACGGGCTGTTCAAACTGTGCAAATATTTGTCCTGCAAAGAATAAGGCCCTTGTTATGAAGCCCTTGGCCGAAGAAGAAGCTCAAAGCAAAAACTGGGATTATGCAGTTGACAATATTTCTACAAAGCATGGTCTTATGGATCAGTTCTCCGTTAAAGGAAGCCAGTTTAAACAGCCTCTCTTGGAATTCCACGGAGCTTGTGCAGGCTGCGGCGAAACTGCCTATGCAACCCTTGTTACCCGTCTTTTCGGAGACCGCATGATGATAGCAAACGCTTCCGGTTGTTCTTCAATATGGGGCGGCTCTTATCCCACTGCCGGCTTTACCTATAACGAAAAAGGAAAGGGCCCGACTTGGGCAAGCTCCCTTTTTGAGGATAATGCAAACTACGGCTACGGAATGGCCCTCGGCACCCGTAAGTTGAGGGAACAGGCCGAAGACTATATGAAAAAATTTATTGAGCTCAATGTAGGAACAGATTTTACTCCTCTTTTTAAAGAATGGATTGAAAACAAAAAAGATGTTGAAGCCAATACCTTAACCTGCGATAAGATTAAGGCTATCTTTGATGCTCATCAGGCGCCTAGAAATACGGCCGTAAAGAATACCGATGCCGCCGATTATCTTCCGGTTCCCGAAAGCCATACCTTCAAATATGATACGGGAAATATTGAAGCTGACAGGCTCTTGGAATATATCTACAAGCTGAAAGACTTTATCGTCAAAAAGAGCGTCTGGTCATTCGGAGGAGACGGATGGGCTTACGACATCGGTTATGGCGGTCTTGACCACACCATGGCCTCGGGCGAAGACTTTAATATCCTAGTATTCGATACGGAAGTTTATTCCAATACCGGAGGTCAGTCTTCAAAATCTACACCGACGGCAGCCGTTGCCAAATTTGCGGCAGGCGGAAAGCGAATCCGCAAAAAGGATTTGGGTGCAATGCTTATGACCTACGGCTATGTCTATGTAGCTCAGGTTGCCATAGGCTCCAATATGAGCCAATTTGTAAAGGCTGTAAAAGAAGCCGAAAGCTATGACGGACCTTCTATTGTTATCTGTTATGCTCCCTGTATCAACCACGGACTCCGCTCAGGAATGAGCAGAAGTGTCGAGCAGGAGAAAAAGGCTGTTGAAGCCGGTTATTGGCACCTATACCGCTTTGATCCCCGCTTAAAAGCCGAGGGCAAAAATCCCTTCCAGCTTGACAGCAAGGAGCCGACCGCTTCATTCCAAGACTTTATCAACTCCGAAGTCCGCTACACCTCGCTTAAAAAGACCTTCCCCGATGTTGCGGAAGTCTTATTTAAGCACGCAGAGGAGGATGCTAAGGAGAGGTATAGTAGGTATAAAATGTTGAGTAATTAA
- a CDS encoding RluA family pseudouridine synthase — translation MHNEIRILFEDNFFAVVLKNCGDNSQVFFKKTFSEKKYAEAVNRLDKPVSGLVLIAFSPAMHTKLNNLFKEKKVKKEYWAICKKIEELKSAADSGINSIAPVLYKKEFCENYLEFNTKLQKAFVTESRQRGKKASLYWQLAGIGDNYNFLRIFPETGRTHQIRIQLSHLGIPIKGDIKYGFERTEKSGGIRLHAHSLKFEHPETKKQIEVSALPPSPDPLWSACTEACLKAKELEE, via the coding sequence ATGCACAATGAGATAAGAATTTTATTTGAGGACAATTTTTTTGCGGTAGTTTTAAAAAACTGCGGGGATAATTCTCAAGTCTTTTTTAAAAAGACCTTTAGCGAAAAAAAATATGCCGAGGCAGTAAACCGATTGGATAAGCCTGTAAGCGGTTTAGTTCTCATAGCTTTTTCCCCTGCAATGCACACAAAGCTAAATAATCTTTTTAAAGAAAAAAAGGTAAAAAAAGAATATTGGGCAATCTGTAAAAAAATAGAAGAATTAAAATCGGCGGCCGATTCAGGAATAAACAGCATCGCTCCCGTTCTTTATAAAAAAGAATTTTGCGAAAATTATCTTGAATTCAATACCAAGCTGCAAAAAGCTTTTGTAACGGAATCAAGGCAAAGAGGGAAAAAAGCGTCGCTTTATTGGCAGCTTGCAGGGATTGGCGATAACTATAATTTTTTACGCATCTTCCCCGAAACAGGACGAACCCATCAAATCCGTATCCAGCTTTCTCATTTGGGGATACCCATAAAGGGAGACATCAAATACGGCTTTGAGCGCACTGAAAAATCGGGCGGAATCAGGCTCCATGCCCACTCCCTAAAATTCGAACATCCCGAAACTAAAAAGCAAATAGAAGTTTCCGCCCTTCCCCCGTCTCCCGACCCTCTATGGTCAGCCTGCACCGAAGCCTGCTTAAAAGCAAAAGAGCTTGAAGAGTAA
- a CDS encoding Rpn family recombination-promoting nuclease/putative transposase: MVKKFEDLTFTDDFMFCKAMQNPKLCKRLIEMILFDTIGKISYISVQHNIKNYEQAKSVRLDILVQAENGKFYDVEMQTSNELNIPKRMRFYQAAIDISFLDKGISYNSLNDSFIIFICTFDAVGKNKPMYTFENLCIEDKNTPLQDGTRKVIINAEAFNNTKDNDLKEFLEYLKTGKAKSEFTKEIEEMVQTIKNNEQARQEYRLMSTFEMDAIEKGIYRKAIDTAKLMKLKNFNIALIKEITGLPESEIEKL; the protein is encoded by the coding sequence ATGGTAAAAAAATTTGAAGATTTAACATTTACAGACGATTTTATGTTTTGTAAAGCTATGCAAAATCCAAAACTATGCAAAAGGCTTATTGAAATGATATTATTTGATACAATAGGCAAAATTTCGTATATTTCTGTACAGCATAATATTAAAAATTATGAACAGGCAAAATCCGTAAGGCTTGATATTCTGGTACAGGCAGAAAACGGTAAATTTTATGATGTAGAAATGCAGACCAGCAATGAACTCAATATTCCAAAACGAATGCGGTTTTACCAAGCTGCCATAGATATTTCTTTTTTGGACAAAGGCATTTCCTATAATAGCTTAAACGATAGTTTTATAATTTTTATTTGCACTTTTGATGCTGTAGGCAAAAATAAGCCTATGTATACCTTTGAAAATCTTTGTATAGAAGACAAAAACACCCCTTTACAAGACGGCACACGAAAGGTTATAATAAATGCAGAGGCTTTTAATAACACTAAAGACAATGATTTAAAAGAATTTTTAGAATATCTTAAAACAGGTAAAGCGAAGAGTGAATTTACAAAGGAGATAGAAGAAATGGTACAAACAATAAAAAATAACGAACAAGCAAGACAAGAATATAGATTAATGTCTACCTTTGAGATGGATGCTATAGAAAAAGGAATTTACCGCAAAGCCATAGACACAGCAAAGCTTATGAAATTAAAGAATTTTAATATAGCTTTAATTAAAGAAATAACTGGTCTTCCCGAATCTGAAATTGAAAAACTCTAA
- a CDS encoding deoxycytidylate deaminase codes for MVETKSNEEKYSRPSWDEYFMDVCRAIAKRATCDRGRSGCVIARDHQILVTGYVGAPTGLPHCDDVGHQFKKVQHEDGSITQHCVRTVHAEQNAICQAAKRGISIDGATLYCKMTPCRTCAMLIINCGIVRVVAEKRYHDSADTIEMFKKAGIILEHISDSLEEYKGQ; via the coding sequence ATGGTAGAAACAAAGAGTAACGAAGAAAAATATAGCCGCCCTTCATGGGACGAATATTTTATGGATGTTTGCCGGGCTATTGCAAAGCGGGCAACCTGCGACCGCGGAAGATCAGGCTGTGTTATTGCCCGCGATCACCAGATTCTTGTTACCGGTTATGTAGGAGCTCCTACCGGCCTTCCTCACTGCGATGATGTAGGACACCAATTTAAAAAAGTTCAGCATGAAGACGGAAGCATTACCCAGCACTGCGTGCGAACCGTCCATGCGGAACAAAACGCCATCTGTCAGGCAGCAAAGCGGGGAATCAGCATTGACGGAGCAACTCTTTACTGCAAGATGACTCCCTGCCGAACCTGTGCCATGCTCATCATAAACTGCGGGATTGTAAGAGTTGTAGCAGAAAAACGCTATCATGACTCGGCCGACACAATAGAAATGTTTAAAAAAGCCGGTATAATCCTAGAGCATATTTCCGACTCTTTAGAAGAATATAAGGGACAATAG